TCTCGAGATGGGCGTGCGCTGCAGCGGCGAACACCCGTTCGCTGTCGGGCGTGATGCCGCCGGAGTCCGAAAAGACCTTCAGCATGCCGGCACGCACGCGCGTCCCGGCTATCCCTTCCCTGATGTCCCGCAGGAACATCTCGATGAGCGGATCAGGGCCGCCCACCAGCCCGCCCGGGCGATGGGTCCGGAAAAACTGGGGCAGGCCGTCCGCCGTGTAGTAGCCGGTCGCGGCGATCAGCCGCACCGGGGTCCGCTCGGCCACCCGCAGCACCCGCCTGACGTCGCGCCCCAGGCCGGGAACCGTGAGGTCGACGACGGTGCGCACCCCGAGCGCGTGCAGCCGCCCGAAACCAGCCACCGCCCGGTCGAGCGCTTCCTCCTCGTTCCATTCCGGATGCGGCCAGTTCAGGTCCAGTTCCGGATGGCCGACGAAGACATGCTCGTGGACCAGAGTGGTGCCGAGCTGGTCAGCCGGCACCTCGCCGGTGAACGTCGAAACGGCGCCCGCCCTCGGCGAGCCCACCCCGGTCAGTCCGCCGTTGCCCGGATTGATTCGAACACTGCCAGCGAGTCGCCGGAATACTCTCCCTCCAAATACTCAAGCGCCTCAGTCTTGAACGCCTCGGTGTCCACATCCTCGATGATTTCCCAGTCGCCCGCGGCCTTCCACTCCGCCAACGTCTCTTCCTCATCGGCTGCCACGCACTCCGTCACCTCGCTGACGGCTGTCTCGACGGCAGCATTGAGGACGCTTTGCTGCTCCTCCGAGAGCTCGTCCCACACGGGACCGGCAATGACCAGATTGGTGTTGAGCTGGTGATTGGTCATGCTCAGATAGTCCTGCACCTCGGCGAGGTTCTGTGCCTGGATGTTGGTGATCGGGTTCTCCTGGCCGTCAACAGTGCCCTGCTGCAGCGCCAGGTACAGCTCCTCATAGGCCACCTCGGTGGCGGAGGCGCCCAGGGCCTCAGCATTCATCAGGAACTGCGGTGAACCGGGGAACCGGATCCGCAGCCCTTCCAAGTCGGCAGGTTCGGCTATGGGGGCGTTGGCGGTGAACTGCCGCGCACCCGCCGACCACGCGCCGAGGGTTTGGATGCCGGCGGCCTCCGCGAATCCGTCGGTGACCGTCTGCGATTCCTCGCTGGCCATGAAAGCGGCCAGATGATCGGCGTCTTCGAAGACGTAGGCGGCGTCGAGCACGCTGATCGGTTCATACACGGCACCCAGGGCCGAGGCGCCCTGGATGTCGATGTCGATGTCCCCTGACTCGACGGATGAGATGCGGTCCGCATCGCCGCCGAGCTGGCTTGAGGGGAAAATCTCCACCGTCATCCCGGCGTCGGCCGCGGCGACCTCGTCCGCGATAACCTGTGCGCCGCAGCGGTGCTGCGGCTGATCCTCGTTGTAGCTGTGGGCGAGCGTCAGCTCGATTTCTTCCTCGCCGCCGCCGCCTTCCGACTCAGTTTCCCCGCCCGCGCAGCCGACCAGCAGCAGTGCCGGCAGCGCGGCCAGGGCGGTCCAGGCCGTGAGCCTGGTTCGTCGTTCTGTCATCGATTCTTCCTCTCAAAGGGTCCGCCGGGGATAGCCGGACAGGTGGTGGAACCGCGGGGAGGAAGCTCCTCCACCGCGTCTTTTTGCGCCCAGACCGCAAAGCTTCGTGGCGAACATGGCCTCACAGCCCCAGCCATCGCGGCAGCGTCTGCACCGCATCGGGGAAGAAGACGATGAGGATGACGATTACCAGGAACGGAATGATGAACGGCAGCGATCCGCGGAAGACCTCGCCGATCCGGGTCTTCGAGACCGCGGAGGTGACAAAGAGGACCGTTCCCACCGGAGGCGTCAGCAGGCCGATCATCAGGGAGATGATCAGCAGCACGCCGAAGGAGACGGGGTCGACGCCGTATTCAATGGCAATCGGCATGAGGATG
This genomic interval from Arthrobacter sp. zg-Y820 contains the following:
- a CDS encoding phosphotriesterase-related protein, which translates into the protein MGSPRAGAVSTFTGEVPADQLGTTLVHEHVFVGHPELDLNWPHPEWNEEEALDRAVAGFGRLHALGVRTVVDLTVPGLGRDVRRVLRVAERTPVRLIAATGYYTADGLPQFFRTHRPGGLVGGPDPLIEMFLRDIREGIAGTRVRAGMLKVFSDSGGITPDSERVFAAAAHAHLETGVPLTTHSHAESRGGTAQQQLLARLGVPLDRVVIGHAGDSEDLDYLMSLADAGSFLGFDRFGMEHVVPDAQRFRTLCALLSRGYADRILLSHDAAFFSRMTPPSWRSRTVPHWHMETVHRRVLPQLRAAGFAEPVLRMLMIGNPRRLLANDVAADPAAEIEEGT
- a CDS encoding DctP family TRAP transporter solute-binding subunit, translating into MTERRTRLTAWTALAALPALLLVGCAGGETESEGGGGEEEIELTLAHSYNEDQPQHRCGAQVIADEVAAADAGMTVEIFPSSQLGGDADRISSVESGDIDIDIQGASALGAVYEPISVLDAAYVFEDADHLAAFMASEESQTVTDGFAEAAGIQTLGAWSAGARQFTANAPIAEPADLEGLRIRFPGSPQFLMNAEALGASATEVAYEELYLALQQGTVDGQENPITNIQAQNLAEVQDYLSMTNHQLNTNLVIAGPVWDELSEEQQSVLNAAVETAVSEVTECVAADEEETLAEWKAAGDWEIIEDVDTEAFKTEALEYLEGEYSGDSLAVFESIRATAD